A genomic stretch from Aedes albopictus strain Foshan chromosome 2, AalbF5, whole genome shotgun sequence includes:
- the LOC109412819 gene encoding general odorant-binding protein 67 translates to MSKFQVSASTVALLLLIGSAVAQPKPDDPSCMEGNQKKALDCCRMPTLVEQSVMNRCITENPMTPPVPGVQRKEGCCIAQCVLVSLNVFKDNTIDRDAAKRVLTQSFGTNAGFNALIGGVVDECFNQVNNNAAYKVTPVASAPGRPGCSFMPEGFVNCIKSRFFQQCPDAAWTKDAACDQLKQKISTGCSFGSLMG, encoded by the exons ATGTCGAAATTCCAAGTGTCTGCATCAACCGTGGCTCTACTGCTACTGATTGGATCAGCGGTGGCTCAACCGAAGCCGGACGACCCATCGTGTATGGAGGGCAACCAGAAGAAGGCCCTCGATTGTTGCCGCATGCCTACGCTCGTGGAACAAAGTGTCATGAATCGCTGCATAACGGAGAATCCGATGACAcctccggttccgggtgttcaaCGGAAAGAAGGCTGC TGTATCGCCCAATGCGTGCTGGTCTCGCTAAATGTGTTCAAGGACAATACGATCGACAGGGATGCTGCCAAGCGAGTCTTGACGCAATCCTTTGGAACGAATGCCGGCTTCAACGCCCTGATCGGTGGAGTTGTGGATGAGTGCTTCAACCAGGTGAACAACAATGCAGCTTACAAGGTCACTCCGGTTGCATCCGCTCCCGGACGCCCTGGGTGTAGCTTCATGCCGGAAGGATTCGTAAATTGCATCAAATCGAGGTTCTTCCAG CAATGTCCTGATGCTGCATGGACAAAGGATGCAGCATGTGACCAGTTGAAGCAAAAAATTTCAACTGGATGTTCGTTTGGATCTTTGATGGGTTAA
- the LOC109409801 gene encoding general odorant-binding protein 67, with product MKLEFALLTVVGLIAMSVGQQPISQECMTRPNDKNPKECCKAPHVIPPKDQFKECMQKFPKPSSPPTPGSAPPHHNCLAQCVFEQQGIMTDGVVNKDAASSKMVATLGSSPEWETVAKNVVDTCYQKVSSLGAQKDSEGCSVMAGSFMDCMPSMMFTNCPASAWTASTECEQMKAHLQKGCPIMTLWKGPPPH from the exons ATGAAGCTCGAGTTTGCTTTGCTTACAGTGGTCGGTTTGATTGCTATG TCCGTCGGTCAGCAACCAATCAGCCAGGAGTGCATGACCCGTCCGAACGACAAGAACCCAAAGGAATGTTGCAAGGCACCACATGTCATACCGCCCAAGGATCAGTTCAAGGAATGTATGCAAAAATTCCCGAAACCGAGTAGCCCTCCCACGCCGGGAAGTGCACCTCCACATCACAAT TGTCTAGCGCAATGCGTGTTTGAGCAACAAGGCATCATGACGGACGGTGTGGTGAACAAGGATGCTGCGAGCAGCAAGATGGTTGCCACGCTGGGATCATCTCCCGAGTGGGAAACAGTTGCGAAGAATGTCGTTGATACCTGCTACCAAAAGGTGTCCTCGCTAGGGGCGCAAAAGGACAGCGAAGGATGTAGCGTAATGGCCGGTAGCTTCATGGACTGCATGCCTTCGATGATGTTTACC AACTGCCCTGCCTCGGCTTGGACTGCCAGCACCGAATGTGAACAGATGAAGGCTCACTTGCAAAAGGGTTGCCCCATTATGACCTTGTGGAAAGGACCGCCACCACATTAA
- the LOC109412824 gene encoding general odorant-binding protein 67 — protein sequence MKLNLALAALIGMVAMVHGQQINQECFNRPNEKNPMECCRAPNIMPPREELLTCMQKFPKPSGPPTPGSPPPGHNCMAECMLEQQGIMTNGAISKDAATSKLVALVGSSADWQTVAKKSIDTCYQQVSSSGGQKDSLGCSVMAGSFMECLPSMMFTNCPSSSWTASAECEQLKAHLQKGCPLMTLFKGHPPH from the exons ATGAAGCTCAACCTGGCGCTAGCTGCTTTGATTGGAATGGTTGCCATG GTTCATGGTCAACAAATCAACCAGGAGTGCTTCAACCGACCCAACGAGAAGAACCCGATGGAATGTTGCAGAGCCCCGAACATAATGCCTCCGCGGGAAGAGCTTCTCACCTGTATGCAGAAGTTCCCGAAGCCAAGTGGTCCACCAACTCCGGGTAGTCCGCCACCAGGCCACAAT tgtATGGCAGAGTGCATGCTAGAACAGCAGGGAATCATGACCAATGGGGCGATCAGCAAGGATGCGGCTACTAGTAAATTGGTAGCCCTGGTGGGCTCATCAGCCGATTGGCAAACAGTTGCCAAAAAGTCCATCGATACGTGCTACCAACAGGTGTCTTCCTCGGGAGGACAGAAGGACAGTCTCGGATGCAGTGTTATGGCCGGTAGCTTCATGGAATGTCTGCCCTCGATGATGTTCACG AACTGTCCATCTTCGTCTTGGACCGCCAGTGCTGAATGTGAACAGCTGAAGGCACATCTGCAGAAGGGATGCCCATTGATGACACTGTTCAAGGGACACCCACCACATTAG